Genomic window (Vigna radiata var. radiata cultivar VC1973A chromosome 1, Vradiata_ver6, whole genome shotgun sequence):
agtttcacaagccgaacaagaacgcacacttctcaaagagttctgagtgttttagcgcaagggaagagttatttttgatggataaagagagcctataaatagactcaagcaaaactcttccattctacgaaactggccatttaacgcatttaatcgattaatattagtgttaatcgattaaaataagtacaacgactagtttttcaaatcagaaacctccaacggctagtattaatcgattattctcaggattaatcaattaattaatcgattaaaacttgcgttaatcgattattccaaagctgattGGGTTCTGGCTTTTGcagcgattttaatcgattatatcagggattaatcgattaaaacgggaaagttttgattctaaacagcaaatacaaagtataaaggtacaagaatcaaaacctactacaaatctaagtcctaaacaattaaagtacaattattacaaaaacgtttcataacaaaaataagtcttcaaaggatcttcatgaatcttgataaatctagACTtaatttgggcatcatcaaaacttcatcttcatcattttgctaacatggtagtgtttatgtttattattattgattgtggagtaatttttgacgaataacacaatgacacgtagatgatgtttaaatgttgtccaaaaaatgttgtctaagtatcattatcctttttgtATATCAGAGTTAACAGAAAAGTTCTAAAATCAGAATTCAATTGTTACTTTTTAACACTTtaatagagctgtcaaaatgggtcacaatctgtgggccaacccggcccaccacgggtttgagtcgggttggatttgaaaaaattgtattttttttatgcgggtcagatttcaacccggctcatttaaacccggcttatgcgggttgaacctgtggtgggctgggttggcccaccaatccacctacctaatttttttttaaaagttcattttaattttataaaaagttatttattatttttttttttgcttaaaaaaattatttaagtttcctattttcaaaattaattaaacaatgttgggagtgaaatttggatatgaattttgtttagatttgaattatagatagtttgtaatttttttttatttaaaagaacttgtaattaagtgagccagtgaGTCAATTCGTTTATCCACCaatccgtggtgggtcgggccgggtcaAACTGGGTTAcctgttttgacagctctacacTTTAATGAGATGATAGAAATAAAGTCTATAGCTGAGGAAgaatttgaacaaaaatttaataaatgacaAGTTGAAggatataaatgttttaaaattatagtagAAAGCCTTTCATATAAAGCTATTGTTTGAAAAATGACATAGGCTATGCTTcctattattagtttattgtagGATAGAATAGGAAAAAGAGACGTGTCAAACACACTTAAATGAGAACTGCTTcctattattagtttattttaggaTAGAATAGGCAAAAGAGACGTGTCAAACACACTTAAATGAGAACTNNNNNNNNNNNNNNNNNNNNNNNNNNNNNNNNNNNNNNNNNNNNNNNNNNNNNNNNNNNNNNNNNNNNNNNNNNNNNNNNNNNNNNNNNNNNNNNNNNNNNNNNNNNNNNNNNNNNNNNNNNNNNNNNNNNNNNNNNNNNNNNNNNNNNNNNNNNNNNNNNNNNNNNNNNNNNNNNNNNNNNNNNNNNNNNNNNNNNNNNNNNNNNNNNNNNNNNNNNNNNNNNNNNNNNNNNNNNNNNNNNNNNNNNNNNNNNNNNNNNNNNNNNNNNNNNNNNNNNNNNNNNNNNNNNNNNNNNNNNNNNNNNNNNNNNNNNNNNNNNNNNNNNNNNNNNNNNNNNNNNNNNNNNNNNNNNNNNNNNNNNNNNNNNNNNNNNNNNNNNNNNNNNNNNNNNNNNNNNNNNNNNNNNNNNNNNNNNNNNNNNNNNNNNNNNNNNNNNNNNNNNNNNNNNNNNNNNNNNNNNNNNNNNNNNNNNNNNNNNNNNNNNNNNNNNNNNNNNNNNNNNNNNNNNNNNNNNNNNNNNNNNNNNNNNNNNNNNNNNNNNNNNNNNNNNNNNNNNNNNNNNNNNNNNNNNNNNNNNNNNNNNNNNNNNNNNNNNNNNNNNNNNNNNNNNNNNNNNNNNNNNNNNNNNNNNNNNNNNNNNNNNNNNNNNNNNNNNNNNNNNNNNNNNNNNNNNNNNNNNNNNNNNNNNNNNNNNNNNNNNNNNNNNNNNNNNNNNNNNNNNNNNNNNNNNNNNNNNNNNNNNNNNNNNNNNNNNNNNNNNNNNNNNNNNNNNNNNNNNNNNNNNNNNNNNNNNNNNNNNNNNNNNNNNNNNNNNNNNNNNNNNNNNNNNNNNNNNNNNNNNNNNNNNNNNNNNNNNNNNNNNNNNNNNNNNNNNNNNNNNNNNNNNNNNNNNNNNNNNNNNNNNNNNNNNNNNNNNNNNNNNNNNNNNNNNNNNNNNNNNNNNNNNNNNNNNNNNNNNNNNNNNNNNNNNNNNNNNNNNNNNNNNNNNNNNNNNNNNNNNNNNNNNNNNNNNNNNNNNNNNNNNNNNNNNNNNNNNNNNNNNNNNNNNNNNNNNNNNNNNNNNNNNNNNNNNNNNNNNNNNNNNNNNNNNNNNNNNNNNNNNNNNNNNNNNNNNNNNNNNNNNNNNNNNNNNNNNNNNNNNNNNNNNNNNNNNNNNNNNNNNNNNNNNNNNNNNNNNNNNNNNNNNNNNNNNNNNNNNNNNNNNNNNNNNNNNNNNNNNNNNNNNNNNNNNNNNNNNNNNNNNNNNNNNNNNNNNNNNNNNNNNNNNNNNNNNNNNNNNNNNNNNNNNNNNNNNNNNNNNNNNNNNNNNNNNNNNNNNNNNNNNNNNNNNNNNNNNNNNNNNNNNNNNNNNNNNNNNNNNNNNNNNNNNNNNNNNNNNNNNNNNNNNNNNNNNNNNNNNNNNNNNNNNNNNNNNNNNNNNNNNNNNNNNNNNNNNNNNNNNNNNNNNNNNNNNNNNNNNNNNNNNNNNNNNNNNNNNNNNNNNNNNNNNNNNNNNNNNNNNNNNNNNNNNNNNNNNNNNNNNNNNNNNNNNNNNNNNNNNNNNNNNNNNNNNNNNNNNNNNNNNNNNNNNNNNNNNNNNNNNNNNNNNNNNNNNNNNNNNNNNNNNNNNNNNNNNNNNNNNNNNNNNNNNNNNNNNNNNNNNNNNNNNNNNNNNNNNNNNNNNNNNNNNNNNNNNNNNNNNNNNNNNNNNNNNNNNNNNNNNNNNNNNNNNNNNatatatatatatatatatatatatatatatatatatatatatatatatatatatatatataactcttccttacaaattttttcaaaagaaaaaataaactcatatatcacaataattattatctttCTAATCTTCtgtaatatttatatgaaagaCCAATGTCTAATTTTCCAATAATGACTACATTCATTGAAGTTTCCCTTTTTATTTggcaataatttttttacattttggaCATTTGCaccaaaatatttcattatagcGAACTCAGTTGCTAATAATGAGATATCAATATTATAACAAGAGAGAGCTGGTGACATAAAAGCTTTCACTACTGAAGTGCATAATACTTTATGGATCTTTTCTTAGTATTTAGTGGGACTTactggaaaatatattttaagtattgtATCAATCATACTTCTAATAAGCAGAAAAATGCTAAAATAATACTTGTTTTAGGACATTATTGATGCACCACCAAATGAGTtcatatatgataaataaacaaaaaaaatggaaaagggaAACACGATGACCGACGAGCGACGACTCAGAAACGTAAGGAAAGAGTGCAGGAGTTGGTGTGTGTATAAATGTGGCCATTGAGAGTGCTAAATTCAAAACACATATCAAACTAATTCTATACCATGATCATGAAGAATCTGAAAGTGATGATGTTTATGTTTGTGGTGAGTGTGGTGTTGCAGGTTGCTTATGGACAACACCATATCCGATGCATTCCAAAAGAGAGGGAAGCACTTCTTCTATTCAAGGCTGCCATTGTCGATCGTTATGCCATGCTCTCTTCTTGGACCACTCCAGACTGTTGCCGGTGGAAGGGGATTCGGTGCAGCAAACTCACCGCTCACGTTCTAAGCCTCCACCTTCCTGGACAGTATCATGAAGACTTCGGACCTTATATGAGTGGAAAGATCCACAAGTCGTTGATGGAGTTGCCACAATTGATGTATTTGAATCTCAGTTCCAATTCTTTTCGAGGCAGTCACATCCCACGCTTTATTGCTTCTCTCATAAACTTGAGATACCTTGATCTGTCTTCATGTGATTTTAGCGGACAAATTCCAACTCAGATAAGTTCTCTTTCTCATTTGAAATACTTAAATCTTGcaagaaattattatttggaGGGTTCAATCCCTCCTCAACTTGGAAATCTCTCTCGCTTGCAGTATCTTGATCTTCGTGGTAATTCTTTGGAAGGATATATACCGCTCCAACTTGGAAACCTTTCAAATTTGCATAACCTTTATCTTGGAGGATACAATAACGCTCTCAGAATTGTCTCTGATAAGTGGCTATCTAATCTTATTTCTTTAACACATCTTTCCTTCCAATCCATATCTAATTTTAACACTTCTCCTACCTGGCTTCGAATGATTGCAAAGCTACCAAAATTAAGAGAACTGAGTTTAATTGGATGTGGCCTTTCCGATCATTTTCTCCTTTCGTTAAACCCTTCCAACTTCAATttttctacttccctttctgtCCTTCGTCTTTCAGAGAACTCCTTCATACAACCAATGATATTTCAATGGGTGTCCAACACCACTTCCAACCTTGTTGAGCTTGACCTTCATGGTAACCTCTTGAAGGTTTCGGGTTCCATCCCAAATCGTTTTGGCTCGGCCATGATTTCGCTTAAGCACCTTGACCTCTCCTATAATGATTTCAAGAGCGAGAATATGAAATCAATCATGAATATATGCACCTTACGTTCTTTAGACATGTCTGGTAACAATATGACTGAAGACCTTTCATCAATTCTTCGTACTTTTTCCAGTGGCTGTCTTAGATACTTGCTACAAGACCTGAATTTAGCAAACAATCAAATCACAGGCTTCATATCTGACCTTTCACTATTCTCGTCTTTAAAATCATTGGATATTTCTAGCAATCGATTGAGTGGGAAAATACGTGAAGGTACCGGACTGCCATCTAAGTTGGAACATTTGTCAATTGGGTCTAACTCTTTAGAAGGTGGGATTCCAAAATCATTTGGGAACACTTGTCATTTGAAGTCATTGGACTTTGCTTACAATAAGTTGAGTGAAGATCTGACAATCATTTTTAATCATTTGTCTGGCTGTTCTAGATACTCATTGCGAGAACTATATCTTCgtgaaaataaattcaatggcACACTGCCTGATTTCTCAATGTTTCCAGAGTTAAAAGTGTTGGATCTATCAAGCAATCAATTAAAGAATGGAGTTCCAAAATCACTTCGCAATGCTACTATTTTGCAAATATTGAACTTATCTAATAACAGTTTGAGTGAAAAGTTTCCAACAATAATCCATCATTTATCCCGATATGCTAGAGACTCATTGCAACATTTATATCTAAGCATGAATCAAATTAGTGGAACTCTACCCAACACCCTTGCAATATTCCCAtcgttaaaaatattaaaccttggTAGTAACATGCTAAATGGGACAATTTATGAAGATTTTCAATTTCCAATTGACCTTGAAGAACTTTATTTGGGGTCAAACTCTTTGAAAGGTGTGATAACTGACTCTCATTTTCATAATATGTCGGAGCATTGGTGCTATCACATAACTCATTGGCTTTGGAATTTAGTCAAAATTGGAATCCCTTTTTTCAATTGCATCATATTGGATTGAGACGTTGCAGATTAGGTCCATTTTTTCCCAAATGGTTACAAACTCAAAACGAATTTAACGTTCTTGACAtttcaaataatgaaatatcagATATTGTTCCAAAATGGTTTTGGGCTAAGTTAACATTTCGAGACTggattgatattgatatttcaTATAACAATCTGCATGGTGTTATTCCAAATTTGTCGgcaaagaattattattattcccTTATTCTTgcatcaaatcaatttgaaggTCTTGTTCCATCATTCTTACGAGGCTCAATGTATCTTGATCTATCTAACAATGAATTCACAGATTCTCTTTGGTTTCTATGTTCTGGCGGTGTGGCTAAAATTTTATACCAATTAGACCTCTCAAATAATAAGTTTTCTCGACAAATTCCAGATTGTTGGACTAATTTCAAATCATTGACTTATTTACACATGAGTCAGAACAAATTTTCTGGAAAGATTCCTATTTCAATAGGATCACTCCTTGAACTTCAAGTATTGTTATTAAGAAACAATAACTTAATAGGTGAGATCCCATCCTTCTTGAAGAACTGCTCAAAGTTAGTGATGCTTGATAtgacacaaaataaattatcaggATCTATCCCAACTTGGATAGGGTCCGAAATATCAGAGTTgcaatttttaagtttaagaaGCAATTATTTCAATGGAAGTTTACCATTGCAAATTTGTTATCTAACAAACATTAAACTATTGGATCTCTCATCAAACAAGTTATCTGGAAAAGTTCCTAAATGCTTCAACAACTTCTCCTCAATGGCTCATGAATAATTTGAGAGATTATCAAGGTCATCAATATTGGGTCAACACCAGTTATTTGAAAGGTAACATTTCATACAATTTGAATGCATTCTTGATGTGGAAAGGTTCAGAGCAAATGTTCACAAATAAGGGATTGTCACTTTTAAAAAGCATTGATCtctcaaacaatcaattttCTGGAGTCattccaaaagaaatagagaattTATTCGATTTGGTTTCATTGAATTTATCAAAAAACCATTTGACAGGAGAAATTCCTTCAAATATTGGTGAATTAACATCActtgaatttcttttatcacGAAACCAACTTATTGGTTCTATTCCTTTGAGTCTTGCTCAAATTAATCGACTCACTGTGTTAGATTTGTCACATAGTTATTTATCTGGAAAAATTCCGACTGGCACACAATTACAGAGTTTCAATACATCAAAATATGAAGGTAATGTTGATCTTTGCGGATcaccattaaaaaaattgtgtattgATAAAATGTCAAGACAAGAATCACATGTAAAACTTCAAAAGGAtgacaatttgatttttaattatgaattttatgtGAGTATGATAATTGGATTTATTATAAGCTTCTTGGGAGTGTTTATCTCAATCTTCAGAACACATTCGTGATGGCATGCATATATTTCAAGTTCTTCAAGTTCTCGAATAATTTCGAAGACAACTTTATGTCATGGCAGCAACAAAAATTTTCATCAAGTCAGGACACAAATCATGTAagaatatttaagttttttatatgtatttgattttcctttgtattatttttatttttattattattagtaaaatgaatattataagtattgttgtgataaaatattcattttttaaaactattttaatgcAGACAAATCTAACAATCAACTTATCATtgcatataaaatttaaaaaatcacaaGAGTAAGagaaagattttatatataattatgttttgttttaaatatattcaagcttttcttttaattcttaattatttttccttatcttatatttgtaatttttactttttattctctaGTTCTTATAAATTGTTAGATTTACTGTAAAACCTTAGTATTTTACAAGTGGTAtggtagtttaaaaatagtgaaacttgattattttaatattaaatggttctatttataaatagttttgttataaatgaatttcattattttaaaacgtatcatctttttaaaaatcacttttttagaGTTCTCCCTGCCTTCCCTCTAAGGTTTCTTGAATCCTAATCATCTGTTTGACGATCAGGAAGTTCCTATGAGATCACAACTAAGTAATCTCCACTTCTAACCAATCGGTTCTTAGTATAGAGAAAGTAAGtttctacctttttttttcttttgttctctgTTTATGGTCATGCTTAGGAAACCCTGATGAATGTATCATTAGTGTTCATTTCTTGGTTCTTTGTCAATCTGTGGTTCTAAGGACTCTTTCCTATCACAATTTGTTGATTCGTAGGTGTTTCTAAAAATTCCTTGTGTTTCAAGCAATCTGTGAGGTGTTCTTAGAGCTTGATAACTGTCTTGTAAGTTTAACGGTTGTATGTGTATTAATTTGATTGAGTAATCATTTCAGTATTTATGTTATGTTGGTTTAATTGAATGTGTATGTGTTGGTAGTGGATGATCTAATTTCTGATGTGATGAACTTTAAATATCAATGTTGTCATGAATTGTGTAATATCAAGTTGTATTGGTGTTTAAAAAATCAGTATTAACTTTTTAGAGTGGTGATTGATTAAATCTTTCAGTTTTTAGGTCTAAAAAGGGGGTTTTAATAGGTGAGTTAATGAAATAGGCATTTGTGTAAGAAAACAACTATTTCAGGTTTGTTATGGAGACATTTGAGACTCGCTAGAAGTGGGAATGGATTGAAATTTGATCTAGAACTAAGGGTAGTCAATTGGTGGtgttttgatttgtttaaaGTACAAAATTAGAGGTTTGGAGTAGCGAGATTGTGAAATAGAAGGTATGTGATGAAGGGGGGAGTTTGTGGTCTGTAGTTGAGTTTAGGACTTGTCTAGTCCTTTAGTGTGCTGATTCCGTATAGGAAGTGGTAAAAGTGAGTTCAGGTAGTCTAAAATGGCTAATTGGGGTTTGGAGTGGTCAATTTGAGTTAGAGGTGTGCTTTCAGAGGTATCTTAGTGCCTAAGCGGTTGTAAGAATCATTCAAACTTGTATAGAGGGTAACCAAAGTCAAAATAGAAGTATTTTAGAACCTGGTGCAACGTTGGGTGTCTCCAAAGTTCCACCTGAGCACCCTGTTGTCGAAAGGGTCATGCCCAAGCGCCCTTGGATGCCCCCCTAAGCGCCTTTTTTGCGAGAAGAACTCGCTTGAGTGTCCTCGAGTGCCCCATGGAACCCCTTTCCAGAGAGTTGGCGCTTGGGCACCTCTTTTAGGAGGTTGAGCGCCCCCATagctagtttttgttttttgtttttttttgtcttgtgttTTTTGATGCACTGTTTTGGTTTCTTTGATGTATGTGGGCTGGTTTATTTTGAGTTCTATGGTGATATAAGAAGTGGTATGTTTAATTGTATAATGCAATGAAAGTCATGGAAATGAGTTCCAAGGAGGAACCAATTATTGAATGTTTCAAGTGTTGTAAGTATACATTtaggaagctcagtcttggggttCATTCTAACAatctaatgatcattcattctcaattagagagAAGTGgtacatgtggtgagagtaataggaggtcttagtctaggTGCTTCTAGTATGGCCTACGACGTGGTAGCCTTGTGAGTGGGATaaggtgaaacccattggcaatggctctgcaaagcagtagaggccaccacaagtgcaagAACCGTCATAACTCGACATTCATGCTATATTTGGATGGTCAAGTCTTTGTTCGTTGcataattaagataaatgtTCATATTGTGTGAAGTGTAAAACATgatgtaattttcttttcatatgataaactattttaccactagcttacccttacttttgtgttgtCTATCTgtgtgttgttttctcttttgcaataatcACCTTAACTGGTGTGAGCTTAGGAAGGGGACATCTTTTTACTTGATTCAGCGTTCGATTGAGAGAGAAGCAACAAGATAGATAAATTTTGTTCTTCAAGGGAAAAATATCCTACTCTAGTAGCCTTAAGTTCCTTGTAAGTTATCATATATGTACATTTtgttttagtagttttatactattaaaatgagatattaCATTTACTTTGTTGACTTAAAATCATCTAAGAGAAAACATGTTCTATgtgataaaaaattcaaaaaacaaatgtaattttttagtagatactaacaaaacaaaaattcgtAGAGGTAATGATTGTACATGATatttgttgatagggggagttATGTATAGCTGAACCAATCTCACATAcatgtttttgatgatgaacaaaagaaatgttttatagtttcttaAACAACAAAATGGCAAAACAATTGCTTGATTATATTTGTTCTTGTGCTTGAACTGTTTGGTATGTGCATTCATTGATTGGAAATGAATCATAAGTTGAAACACATTGCACATTGCATATCTGCATGAAATAATCGACTATTCTATTTGCATAATCTGTTAAATTTCGTCACATATCAGTATATGATTATCAAGGACAaaacaactatattttaatcgattacattaattgtataATTGACTAAAACACATTGCTATGCCAGGACATAATTGATGAGTGCATTGAAGTATTTTGaatggaaaatgttttcaaatttgctTAAGTATTGAACTTAATTGATGACATCATTTTCTTAATCGGTTAAAATGCGCTTTAAGTGAAAACCATTTTCTTGAAAAGCCACAACTGTcaataacggtcatattttgaatattgttggcttgtatgtttttttataatcgATTGCATGCAAATTTAATCTGTTAAATCTTATGCAGATGTAAATGTGTTAAAATAGAAGGAAAAACTTAACATATTACATTAAatcttaatcgattaaattgcgATAGAGttgaaaaatctataaataaatgcATTAATCTTTGcctcaaaaatattttgatgatCTTACACGTTCATAACTAAGTTGGTTGTTGAGATTTAATTGCAGGAGCGTCCTAGAATTCTTGAAGAATCAAGATCACTCATTTGGAAGGAAATCCATAAAGATTCTTGCAAGAACATTGTGCATACACATTACTGATCAAATATGCACATATGGTGTATTCTATCTGGATCAGTATTCATCTACAATCAATAAGATTGTGTTTCACTGTTGAGCCAAGAAGAGGACCTTGTGTATTCTAGTTCTTAGAGTTTGGATTGCTCTAAGGTGACAAAGAGTGGGGATAACTTTTTGGGTTGAGACTGTGAGGTGTTCATGTCTTGTTTGCTATAACAGATATTGAGTTTGGGTGAAGAGAGTGCATTGAGAGGGAAGTCTTTGTATTCTTGATTGTATACACTCTATCATTATAGTGGTTACCTTAAACTCAAGTTGATTGAAGGAAGACTGGATGTAGgcttggccgaaccagtataaaaacctgtgttgatCTTTCtatcccttttcttttacattgttcatatacttatttgattgcatttcaagaaaacttcaaagatttcaaaaatcTTTTGAAAGAACAATTTTCTTATAGGGATAACCAATTTACCACCCTCTTGGTTGAGATAATTGGCTTAACTTTTACTACAATTGGCACAAGAGCTGGGAATTCAAATTTTACtcgaattttaatcgattaggttTTAAGTATCACTAGTACACTAAAGGGAAATGGCATCGATTCTTTTTAGTTATAGGCACCGGTTCTACAACCGGTGCATATTCAGGCGAAGCAAAAAAGATAACTTTTATGTCTCCGGGTTCTGAACTGAGTCAAAAGGATTTGAATTCTGCCTCAGTTGACAGACAACCGAGGCAGTAGAGTGTTTTTAATTTCAACCGAAACCGAAATCACTTGTTGGTTCCTCGTTTTGATCtgttttttatgttcttttgctttctcttttccttctctttgtgccttaaacttttctctctattttttagTCTAAAGCTTATCgtgcaattttatttcatccaTGTTTTTACACAAGTGGGGGCAAAATTCCTTTGAATCTGTGCCTTCATTGCATCCACAAAAATTCTTCACAAATTTTGGTTTACATCAGTTA
Coding sequences:
- the LOC106779539 gene encoding receptor-like protein 12, with amino-acid sequence MIMKNLKVMMFMFVVSVVLQVAYGQHHIRCIPKEREALLLFKAAIVDRYAMLSSWTTPDCCRWKGIRCSKLTAHVLSLHLPGQYHEDFGPYMSGKIHKSLMELPQLMYLNLSSNSFRGSHIPRFIASLINLRYLDLSSCDFSGQIPTQISSLSHLKYLNLARNYYLEGSIPPQLGNLSRLQYLDLRGNSLEGYIPLQLGNLSNLHNLYLGGYNNALRIVSDKWLSNLISLTHLSFQSISNFNTSPTWLRMIAKLPKLRELSLIGCGLSDHFLLSLNPSNFNFSTSLSVLRLSENSFIQPMIFQWVSNTTSNLVELDLHGNLLKVSGSIPNRFGSAMISLKHLDLSYNDFKSENMKSIMNICTLRSLDMSGNNMTEDLSSILRTFSSGCLRYLLQDLNLANNQITGFISDLSLFSSLKSLDISSNRLSGKIREGTGLPSKLEHLSIGSNSLEGGIPKSFGNTCHLKSLDFAYNKLSEDLTIIFNHLSGCSRYSLRELYLRENKFNGTLPDFSMFPELKVLDLSSNQLKNGVPKSLRNATILQILNLSNNSLSEKFPTIIHHLSRYARDSLQHLYLSMNQISGTLPNTLAIFPSLKILNLGSNMLNGTIYEDFQFPIDLEELYLGSNSLKGVITDSHFHNMSEHWCYHITHWLWNLVKIGIPFFNCIILD